The DNA window attatataaatagattcgatactaaaaaattaaatataataggtatttgtttttaacagtatttagagaaaatataatttttttataactgtaGGTTTGTGAAAAAAGTTAACATAAAATATTCGTATTTACATTTAAATcggctaattattaaaaatttgaacttgacatgtagaatatttgaattatattttaaatgagaGTAACCCTCTTTTTAATGAGCTGTCAGCCCTAAAAatgtagttaaaattatatttttttaatatagtaaTGACGACAAATGAGCTGCCAGCCCTAAAAATTTATTGGGATGGTACAATATTATCGACTCCGGGTGGAGTTGATTATGTTTCTGGTAAATCAGAACTGGTTGAGCTGACGAGTGTAGTGAATTTTGCACAACTACAAGTCGTAATTAGAAGGGTAATTGGGCTGAAGGATGGTGACGAGATAGTGAAGATTTATCTACGAGTGCCTCGGTTCGATGAACATggaagatttcaaaaatatgatgGTTTTCCTATGGAGACAGATGTTCATATGCAAGCAATGTGGCGTAATGTTTCGCGGACGCCACAAATGAGGGTACTTGAGTTTTATATTGTGTACAATCCGTTATCTCAAGTAcgtgcggatgtagacgactCTGTGGATGTAGACGAttgtgcggatgtagacgactgtgcggatgtagacgatGGTGATGATTTTAGTGATGAggatgaggaagaagaacactTCTACGGGGCCGTTGCTGATGACAacgaggatgatgatgatgatgacaacgaggatgatgatgatgatggcaCCCGTTGTGGATACTGCAGCTGTGGGCATTGGACCGACTTAGAGTTATTGCTCCCGCTCTTGCCGATCCCACTATTTCACCACATCTACCACTGGGCGACAGGTGTGTTTTactgttatttaatattttttaattttattctatttcttAAATATTGACGGATTAATGTGTTGTTGTTCTTGAATAACAGATGGGGAGGCCGGAGAAACGCCAGCCGTTCGGCTCGACACTCGCTGCCTGACATCCGTGTTCGGCTTGACACATCTCGCTACGAAGATGTAAGAAATTATGTTTCGGTTTTATTATCTCGTATGTTAAATAGCTCATTGTGGGAATGTTTTAATATTAAATGtcttatattttatacatgcaGTTTATCTGGCAGCCGTACACTGATGATATGCTGGACACTATCCCAGCGTATTGTTTAGATGGGCGCGCTTTTTGGCGGGCCACGGTTCCAcctatttattttcatattgtgGAGTGGCACCAGGCAGACAGAGTTCTGCAGCAGTTCGGACTGCAACAGGGTATTCCAGACGCCCCACTTCAGGACCACTCACTACACTCCCTTACCCTGAAGAGCAGCTCATCTTGGATCCAGACACACTCTCACTACATTCGTGTGTGGGACGACCGGCTCCGGTTTGTAATTTCAGGACAGCCCCTCCAGGACCCACCTCATTATCATTCCGagtatatggattggtttcggtaTGTCACGCGTCGCTGGATCACACGACAGGGCGCTGAGCTCGGAGCAcaggtatttttttaaattatatgtttttcaattaattaatcaataaattgtgggttaattttctaatttttttaacgtattatatctttatttgaAGGCCGATTTTGTGGAGCGTGTACGTAGGGATGCTCCTGTTGACACTGAGCTTCGGCGGTTCGCAGCCAGCACACAGAGAGGCACTAGAGAGGACCGCCGTGATGTTACATCGCCCCCTATCGAGCCTTCTATACCGCCGCATCGACTACCAGTCATACCTGACGCGCCGATAGATCCGACTACACTGCGACATCGACGGCGACAGCGGCGTCACCCCCCTGCACCACCTCAGCGTCCGACCGATCCTATGCCTCCCCCAGTGGTTTTTCATCCTTTCAGAGGGCATTACTATTACGCGGGGTCCAGCTCTGCACCGCCACCCTTTTCATCGggtcctccttcttcttctggCCAGTTTTACGGGGATTCGGCACATCACTATTTTGAGGGGTCGTGTTCATATCCAGTGCCACCAGGACCTTCTTCGCCTTTTGTTCCACCGCCGCCTGCTTATGTACCACCTACGGTGCCTCCTTTTCAGGTGCAGTGGGATCAGCCTACACAGGGTACACAGGACTTTCCAGCTTCACAGGGACTTCCACAGACACCTGGGACTACAGACTTTCTGTCATATGGTAGCAGTTGGTTAGGTCTAGACAGCATGGAGGCGATGATGTTCCGCCAACAAGGAGAATTTGTTACCCCGCCACCAGCAACGACGAGTACGGCCATTCCCCAGGACCAGCAGGGTGACGACGGAGCCGACGACGAGGACGCCGATGCAGGAGAGGGAGATGGTGATGGTCGCCCAGGTCGACGTTACCTCACCATCAGTACAGGCCGTCGGGCGAACCGTAACAGAAACAACTTGCGCTCGAACCTCCCGGTAACTAGCAGATATGACGATAGGACTCCTAGGTGATTTCTTTTTTGTACTTTGTACATTATTATCTGATGTagtaatcttttttaatttgtaatttttagtttattaaatatgttattattatgaggtataaattatatttgaatatttgttaatataattattttgtagtattttataaatttatttttgtagaatgttaaaaaaattaactaattcaaatgttttaaatttaaaaagttcaacaattaaaacgtaaattttttttaataaaaggttttctcatttttaaatttttatttaaattttttttaaatgattgggagaaaacctcccaatcatttaaaataaaatcaaaatgattgggagaattttctcccaatcagtgcagtcagggaattaattccctggctgcacaaaagcaaaccgcgtaacacTTACGCGGTTTGCCACGTTGGCAATGCAAACCGCGTAAgtgttacgcggtttgcttttgCATATGTGGCTCCTCCAGCGAGGAGCCACGTAGGacagaccgcggaactgttccgcggtttacacaaaccgcggaacagttccgcggtctaGAAGGTATAAAATGGGATTTACGAGTTTTTGGGTGATAATTTcggaaataattaacaaaaaccaAATTTAATGGTCATTAACCCAAAAACATAATCAAACGTGGTATAATTCGAGGTTTGACAATTGTTATAATGACCCCTTTTTGTTTCTTGATTTCAAAGTAACTCTCATTGGGGGAAAGGGTCTACATCCCCTCTTCTTTAATTTCACTTTCAGCAATGAATTACCATAAAAAGGTGGCAGAAAATCTCACATGAATCCTCAAAAAGAAcattttataagaaaatttaCATACACACATCTCAAAACCTGCCTCTAGCTTCCACAATTTCTTTGTATCAAAAGATTTCAAATCTTTCATTTGCTAATTTAGGttactatatataatttttaataccTTAACCTTCTCGTCTTCATTTATTCATAACCAATTGATCTCGATCGCAATTCCGATCCATGCTTCGTATGCAAACCCTAATTTTCTTACTCTTCCACCATGGCCTTGAAAATTGTACATTCTCTATTATGTGTAGTTTTTTGGCTTTCTCTCCTCTTGTTAGGATTTCTTGAGTTGTATAATTGTAAGTCTCGCATTGGTACCACAAACGAAATCATCAACTCAACGTATAATTTGCATCATCATCGTCGATCTTCATACAATAGAAAAGTTCTTGCTAGTAGATTCGACTTCACTCCATTTCAAAAAAAGCAACATCTTCATGATCATCGTCATGATCATGGCGAAGAGGAAAAACAAATGCACGAAGATAAAGATGGAAGAGAGATTGATCCGCGTTATGGTGTCGAAAAACGTCGCGTCCCTACTGGTCCAAACCCTTTACACCATTGATGATATTTTATTCTTTGCTTGGTTAGTACCCTTTTATGATTACTCTGGTCATGATCATGATCGAAAGTGGTCAGTAAGAGCTTTCATTACTTAGATATGATGATCCAATagcattttgattttctttttctttccctaatacttctttattttatttttctcctttttgtTTTCCTTTTAATCATGAAGCTAAAAGTATTTCGAGTTTGATAGATCATGATATTGTAAAAAAAGTATAGAGTTATAGTTTTGAGCTTGTACATCTATtaagctttttttttaattaaattttctggTTTTGCTTGCATGATTAGTTgatttttatcataattattATCATTACAAATATTGAAAAAACAACGACAATTTAATCTGTATCGCTAGTGGTATATTTTACAATGAGCTTTCAAAGGAAACAAGAGTAGCTGTGACGGCAAGGTAAGGAAATTAaagtgataatattaaaaaaaactaaaaaaaaacataagttatcttttaataaattgatgcGTTTGGttaattaaaagttttgctttCTTTAAAGATCAAGAAATATGTCGCTATGTGCAGTACAAGTGAAGAATTTGGGGTTGTAAAGCCACTAAAATTGCGTTTATTGCTTTACATGCaccaaaaaatgaagaaaatccGTAGATGAGATCACTTGagatattgtaaaaaaaaaggtCACTTGAGAAGACTGTAAAAAGGCAAAATTATTTTGGCCAAATCCATACAGAGTCCTTATATTTGGCAAATATTTTACTTGCAGttcctatataaaaaaaaacaaatagtcTATTATGTCTCTACGTTTGATTTAATAGGAGAGAAAGGAAAATTAATGTGAAggtaagttattttttttttacacttTGCATGTATTGGATTTAATAGGAAAGGAATGGAAATGTGAAGggaagttaatttttttttttatggataaactaataattaattagaaggGAAATGAAATGGAAGGTGAATCATTCTCTTTCATTCACCTTACTCCAGTTAAAATAAGTTACACTTTATTTTAGAATGCAGACAAATTCAATTCCAATTACACTCCATTTTGGAGTTTAAAATCCGgtgataaatttgaattttttttgaaaaattgtgattttatataacattttttaaaaatcgtgatgagaataaaaaaaaatgtataaagataatgatttaatataaaattaactcttaatataataataatttataggcttaaatatatcaaaaaacaccaactttcacgtgtttttggtatttaaattaattttttaatttcggaaaaaaaaaaatcatgaactttcaaaattttgcaattaaagacaccgGCACTGTTTTGGATGTCAAAGGCaccattttggatgtaaaatgacactatttagttgcaaaaaaaaaatattcatgttAAATacgtcaaaattaaaagattatgttaaatactaaaaacacgcgaaaattggtgacttttggtgcatttaaaccTAATTTATATTGCTATCGGCACATGAAAAGCAATCCGGATGCATGACATTCACGCTCTTTCTTCAATGATTTTTTAGGGGTATTTGCAAAgtaaatcccaacatttcacttCTGTAGTGATTTGAttccaatatttaaaacgttacgaaacaaatttcaaTCTTTCTTATTTTGCGATTTGTAGCCCAAACCAATTTTCGTCAACATTGTGCATACGTGATAACCATATTAGATACATGTGTTGGCATATTATATCccaatgtttcaaaaaaaattcaaataaaattctaaacttTTGTGTTTTTACACTTTGTAGCCTAAAAAGAGACAAAACTGCCGGAAAATTGATTGGGGctacaaattgcaaaaataaaaaagattgaaatttgtttcataatattttgaaCGTTGGCATTATCGCTATGAAAGTGAatcgttgggatttgttttttcaatatctcttttttattttgttgattttatattattgattattttaatatttattgataatattttttgttatgtGTGATAATATTGTAactgttttttattattaaactttttttacagattttatatttaataacatgtaaaaattaattactctaCAGATACTattgtaatttaaataatttttatttataaaaattatgtataaattattgaaaaatattattattgtatAGTATAATTAGTTTAGTTGTAGACTAATTGTTAGgattatttctaaaattttaattagtttaggaCTTTAATCgacttaaatagcaatttgcctcctcaatttgtaagcaatgggcaattaacatacaaattaactttgtgggaaAATTAGTCACGAACTTGCATATTATGGCAATTAGCCCCAATATGGCAATTTGTcccctaaacttgtaagtttttttttgttaaatgatGGATATATAAGCACTATCACAAAGCAGTGATAGGCAAAAAGCTCAAAGAGCTAAAAGTCGTTAcagaaaaaaaccaaatttcTGAAAACATCATTTGCCGAATACGAAAACCCAGGATTAAAATCCTTATAATAGGTTACTGCTCTACAAATACCCATGTAAACTAAAGAGTTCCGCTCCATCAACTCTTGTCGAAAGACTTTCTTATTTCTAGCCTTCCATATCTCCCAAACGCAGAAGAACCAAATACACTGCCACAAAGAACGATATCTCTTTCGAGAAAGAGAGCTCCAATAGTAAAAAAAGCCATGAACGGAAGAAGGCGCCACCCaacaaatattacataaattgaGAATATAACTCCAAATACCCCAAGCAACTCGACAATGGATGAGGATATGAGTTGTATTCTCTTCCTCCGAACAAGACGAGCAGAAAATTTGGTCGGGCGAAAGAACTCCACGCTGGAATAAAGACACATTCGAAGAAATCCTGTCCCTCTCTACTAGCCACAAGAAGAACAAGATACGGGGGGGAGCTTTAAACTTCCAAAAACGACCAAAGTCTGTGACCAAATTAGGCCCGCATAATGTCTTTTTGAAACAAAGGCAGCAGCAGAGTAATAGACTTTTCCTTCCCAGCTCGCCAAATCTGAATTGCCCCGCTGAGGTTGATGATTCTCGATAATATGAAGCATTTGAGAAAGGAGCTGTTGTTCTCCTATTCTCAGCCGACGCCGCCAAATGAAGGAGAAACTGAGCTGCTGGAAGTCATAAACAGCAGCAACCATGGAGTCTTGGTTGCGAGAAAGGGCAAACAGACCCGGAAATTGATCAAGAAGAGGAGCTGAATTGTGCCATAAATCATACCAGAAACGAACTTGAGAACCATCGCCCAAACTTATCTGAAAACCGGACTTAAAAGTATTCCAAACTGCATTGTTTTTAACACAACCCTTGTAGATGCCTTTCCAAGCATGAGAAAGATGATTATAGTTAACTGATTCAATATCAAACCAGAAATTCATACCCGAGCTACACGAAACAACTTTGAGCCAAAGAGAATCTCTATTTGAAGAATTCAACTTCCAAATCCACTTGATAAGAAGACTTTCGTTCTTTAATCTGATAGGCGCAATATTTAGCCCCCCAAAAGTAAGAGGAAGACGAACATCTGACCAAGCAACTTTACTAAACCCCGTCTTGGAAACAGAGCCATTCCAAAGAAAACGACGCATGAGACGCTCCAAAGTAACAATCACAGACTGAGGAATATAGAACGAACAAAGAAAGTAGACATGCAAACTACTCAAAACAGACTTAATCAAAACTACTCTGCCAGCTGGAGACAAAAGATTACCTTTCCAACTTGCTAGGTGCTGCGAAAAATTAGAGATAACCGAATCCCAAGAGCTCGCCTTAACTGGTCTCAAAGAAAGAGGAAGGCCCAGATAAGTGATAGGTAACTCTTCTATATTGCAACCAAGAATATCTGCAGCATCGGATAAAGATTGATCATCAACATTAATGCCGATAACTGATGATTTTTGGTAGTTAATCTGAAGACCCGAAACCAACTCAAAGCAACGCAGAATTCGAAGTAAATTCCTGACCATCTCCAGATTATTCGGCATGAAAAGTAAGGTGTCGTCAGCAAATTGCAGGATAGAAACCGGCTTCTCATAACCATCAACATGAATACCATCAATTAAACCCACATTCACAGCATTCTCAAAAAGAGCTTTCAAGCCCTCCACGGCTAAAACAAATAACATCGGGGAGAGGGGATCGCCTTGTCTAACCCCTCGACCCATGTTGAAATTCTGAGTTGGATTACCATTAACAAGGACCGAAAGTTGCGCagaagagaaaaaagaagaTATCCAATCGATCCAAGACTTATCAAAATTCATCCTAGTTAGcattttgataataaaattcCAAGAAATAGAATCGAAAGCCTTTTTAAAATCCAGTTTGATAAGAAGAACCTGATTTTTGCGCTTGTGAGCTAGGTGAATCAATTCGGAAGCAATCATATGGCAGTCGTGAATACTTCTTCCCTTAATGAAGCCAAACTGATTCTCGGAGATAATGTTAGGAAGAAAGGGAGATAGTCTATTAGCCAAAACTTTAGACAAAAGCTTGAAGACACCATTAATAAGACTAATAGGACGAAAATCTTTAATATCTTTAGCCCCTTTTAATTTCGGAATAAGCACCAAGAAAGCTGTGTTTAAACCCGCAGGGAAAGCACCCGTGCGATGAAAGGAAGAAAAAAGGTCTATGAAGTCTTGCTTAATAAATTTCCAAGCtttcttataaaaaaagaaattgaaaccaTCCGGGCCTGGAGCTTTGTTATCCACACAATCCGACAACGTCATAAAGATTTCCTCCTCTGAGAAAGGCCGAACCAAACTAGTTGCATCATCATCAGAGAGAGACTGAACAGGGAGACTATCCAAAGAAAAACTGACCTCTGATTGTCTCTGATATAAATTCTTATAAAACAAGTGAATATTTAATTTCACATTGTCGACCGTTGAATAAGAAATATTGTCCACGGTAACATCAGAAATCATGTTGTTTCTGGAGTGGACTGAAGCAATTGTGTGGAAAAACTTGGTATTTTTGTCCCCCGATACATTCCAATTGATCCGAGACTTCTGAT is part of the Mercurialis annua linkage group LG3, ddMerAnnu1.2, whole genome shotgun sequence genome and encodes:
- the LOC126671655 gene encoding uncharacterized protein LOC126671655, with the protein product MLDTIPAYCLDGRAFWRATVPPIYFHIVEWHQADRVLQQFGLQQGIPDAPLQDHSLHSLTLKSSSSWIQTHSHYIRVWDDRLRFVISGQPLQDPPHYHSEYMDWFRYVTRRWITRQGAELGAQADFVERVRRDAPVDTELRRFAASTQRGTREDRRDVTSPPIEPSIPPHRLPVIPDAPIDPTTLRHRRRQRRHPPAPPQRPTDPMPPPVVFHPFRGHYYYAGSSSAPPPFSSGPPSSSGQFYGDSAHHYFEGSCSYPVPPGPSSPFVPPPPAYVPPTVPPFQVQWDQPTQGTQDFPASQGLPQTPGTTDFLSYGSSWLGLDSMEAMMFRQQGEFVTPPPATTSTAIPQDQQGDDGADDEDADAGEGDGDGRPGRRYLTISTGRRANRNRNNLRSNLPVTSRYDDRTPR
- the LOC126674708 gene encoding CLAVATA3/ESR (CLE)-related protein 12-like — its product is MALKIVHSLLCVVFWLSLLLLGFLELYNCKSRIGTTNEIINSTYNLHHHRRSSYNRKVLASRFDFTPFQKKQHLHDHRHDHGEEEKQMHEDKDGREIDPRYGVEKRRVPTGPNPLHH